In Populus alba chromosome 1, ASM523922v2, whole genome shotgun sequence, a single window of DNA contains:
- the LOC118056795 gene encoding uncharacterized protein encodes MDSPQSVVSPFKTSVVFEPEKQKSDCSAQSTDNLSKGIEFPRHEAVAGHPEDFIGIVEVYVHQARDIQNICIYHKQDVYAKLCLTSDPEYTLSTKIINGGGRNPVFNDRLRLNVKTIDSSLKCEIFMMSRVKNYLEDQLLGFALVPLSEVLINNGNLEKEFSLSSTDLFHSPAGFVQLSLSYIGASPEVMEIPAMPTALATNGTIQDSEIQESLPCELDKIEFPDPKVVNENQMMISEYFGISCSSLDSEASESLAISNAENNLGSEIGAHVMESISAATSDPTQVPKPDSPPSSVSTNGVSSPSAAASSETSDSPAASKTPNQEHVSVHKERESANAGDGETDCSGGASNEKNAKPVIPVNIEPESKVVQQDIVDMYMKSMQQFTESLAKMKLPLDIDSGPTSSGSSSSDQKMQASKNTSSRVFYGSRAFF; translated from the coding sequence ACTGACAACTTATCCAAGGGAATTGAGTTCCCCAGACATGAGGCTGTGGCTGGCCATCCAGAAGACTTCATTGGCATAGTTGAGGTTTACGTACACCAGGCTAGGGACATCCAAAACATATGCATTTACCACAAGCAAGATGTTTATGCTAAGTTATGCTTGACTAGTGATCCTGAGTACACATTGTCCACCAAAATCATCAATGGTGGTGGGAGGAATCCTGTCTTCAACGACCGTCTGCGGCTCAATGTTAAGACTATTGATTCCTCCCTTAAATGTGAGATATTCATGATGAGTAGGGTGAAGAATTATCTGGAGGATCAGCTGTTAGGGTTTGCTCTGGTTCCGTTGTCTGAAGTTCTAATCAATAACGGAAATTTGGAGAAAGAGTTCTCTCTTTCCTCAACTGATTTGTTCCACTCTCCAGCAGGGTTTGTTCAATTGTCTCTATCATACATCGGAGCTTCACCAGAGGTAATGGAAATTCCAGCAATGCCCACCGCTTTAGCTACAAATGGAACCATCCAGGATTCTGAGATACAGGAATCACTCCCTTGCGAACTTGACAAGATTGAGTTCCCGGATCCAAAGGTTGTGAATGAAAACCAGATGATGATCTCAGAGTATTTTGGAATTTCATGTTCTAGCCTGGATTCTGAAGCCTCTGAGAGCTTGGCCATTTCTAATGCTGAAAATAATCTCGGTTCAGAAATCGGAGCTCATGTTATGGAAAGCATTTCAGCTGCCACTTCTGATCCAACTCAAGTTCCAAAGCCTGATTCTCCTCCAAGCAGTGTGTCAACTAATGGTGTTTCTTCACCTTCCGCTGCTGCAAGTTCAGAAACATCTGATAGCCCAGCAGCTTCAAAAACACCAAATCAGGAGCATGTCTCGGTccataaagagagagagagtgcaaACGCCGGAGATGGTGAGACTGATTGCTCTGGTGGAGcatcaaatgagaaaaatgcaAAACCTGTTATTCCAGTCAACATTGAGCCGGAGTCCAAAGTGGTCCAGCAAGACATAGTAGACATGTACATGAAAAGCATGCAACAATTCACAGAGTCACTGGCCAAGATGAAGCTTCCTTTGGACATTGATAGTGGACCAACCAGTTCAGGAAGTTCAAGCTCCGATCAGAAAATGCAGGCATCAAAGAACACAAGTTCCCGTGTGTTTTATGGGAGTCGGGCTTTCTTCTGA